In one Tenuifilum sp. 4138str genomic region, the following are encoded:
- a CDS encoding AAA family ATPase, producing the protein MKLAPVFDDLNNPLEQPKVWLNHFDVLEQKRKETLQNKGLFKMMTANEWLEFAKTSPIPEMLFDKFWHEGEICILFSDSNLGKSILAVQIADSISRGQQIPGFKMEAPAQKVLYFDFELSPKQFEVRYSVKNEALKVFENHYQFDKSNFLRVEINPEAEPPTETTFENYLNQSLEQSIVETGAKILIIDNITYLKNETERSKDALPLMKYLKALKSKYGLSILALAHTPKRDLSRPITQNDLGGSKMLYNFVDSCFAIGQSNTDKNLRYIKQIKARNTEMIYDTENVIVCQINKPYNFLAFEFLGFGAEREHLKQVTEKERESIIEQVKELSKKGCSQRQISTELGISLGAVNKYLKM; encoded by the coding sequence ATGAAACTTGCACCTGTATTTGACGACCTCAACAACCCATTAGAACAACCAAAAGTTTGGCTTAATCATTTTGACGTACTGGAGCAAAAACGCAAAGAAACATTACAGAACAAAGGGCTTTTTAAAATGATGACAGCCAACGAATGGTTGGAGTTTGCAAAAACAAGTCCAATACCAGAAATGCTATTTGACAAATTTTGGCACGAAGGCGAAATATGTATTTTATTTTCAGATAGCAATTTAGGAAAATCAATTTTAGCCGTTCAAATTGCCGATAGTATAAGCAGGGGGCAACAAATACCCGGCTTTAAAATGGAAGCTCCAGCGCAAAAAGTATTGTATTTTGATTTTGAACTTTCACCCAAACAATTTGAAGTAAGATATTCCGTAAAAAATGAAGCTCTAAAGGTTTTTGAAAACCATTATCAATTTGACAAAAGTAATTTTTTAAGAGTTGAAATAAACCCGGAAGCCGAACCGCCAACGGAAACCACCTTTGAAAATTATCTTAATCAATCATTAGAGCAAAGCATTGTTGAAACAGGGGCGAAAATCTTAATCATTGATAATATTACATACCTCAAAAATGAAACGGAACGTTCAAAAGATGCTTTACCCTTAATGAAATATTTGAAGGCGTTAAAAAGCAAATACGGACTTTCAATTTTAGCACTTGCACACACACCTAAACGTGATTTAAGCCGACCAATAACCCAAAATGATTTAGGCGGTAGTAAAATGCTTTACAATTTTGTTGACAGTTGTTTCGCAATAGGGCAAAGCAATACCGATAAAAATTTGAGATACATAAAGCAGATTAAAGCCCGAAATACGGAAATGATTTACGATACTGAAAACGTAATTGTTTGTCAAATTAACAAGCCGTACAATTTCCTTGCGTTTGAGTTTTTGGGATTTGGTGCAGAGCGGGAACACCTTAAACAAGTAACAGAAAAAGAACGCGAAAGCATTATTGAACAAGTAAAGGAATTGAGTAAAAAAGGATGTTCACAAAGGCAAATTTCAACTGAATTGGGTATTTCATTAGGAGCAGTAAATAAGTATTTGAAAATGTAA
- a CDS encoding DUF6965 family protein — protein sequence MNTEHRYTLEKGSKKHYCPNCNKKTFVRYIDRKTGDYLPEKYGRCDRESKCSYHLNPYLDGYAKMIWEQEQKVTGVTKVTVQKQNIFHTQPIPQPIPEPVFFDFETFKQTLQPERYEKNTFIQNLFYKVQFPFDVEDVTKVIQLYRLGTVASGYRAGAITFPFIDIKGNVRAVQVKQFDEQNHTTGTDFLHSIIERHYARSNKPLPEWLKAYTKQDKIITCLFGEHLLSKYHSNPVALVEAPKTAVYGTLYFGLPETPESLVWLAVYNKSSFSFDKLKVLQGRFVYVFPDLSNDGSTFKEWETKAKEYESRLHGTRFIFSNLLEQLVQDQEKAKGYDIADYLIKLDWRQFRKYKDHKQETPPKDELNKPNLDNLDTIKGNSIQTQFQTRTEPYKQMVNKSKSWSVEINELEDYFSKIELPKTPIKLNEFTTILNCELFIESHINTIKKHKGNNTFLPYLERLKQFKQLLLSAN from the coding sequence ATGAATACAGAACACCGATATACATTAGAAAAAGGCAGTAAAAAGCACTATTGCCCCAATTGTAATAAAAAGACGTTTGTCCGGTACATAGATAGAAAAACAGGCGACTATTTACCCGAAAAGTATGGACGTTGCGACCGTGAAAGTAAATGTTCATATCACCTCAACCCCTATTTAGATGGATATGCAAAAATGATTTGGGAGCAAGAACAAAAAGTTACTGGAGTTACTAAAGTTACTGTTCAAAAACAAAATATTTTTCACACTCAACCCATACCCCAGCCCATTCCTGAACCTGTGTTTTTTGACTTTGAAACCTTTAAACAAACATTGCAACCCGAACGCTACGAAAAAAACACGTTTATTCAGAACCTGTTTTATAAGGTGCAATTTCCCTTTGATGTTGAAGACGTTACAAAAGTTATACAGTTATACCGGTTGGGTACGGTTGCAAGCGGTTACAGGGCAGGGGCAATTACTTTTCCTTTCATTGATATTAAAGGCAATGTAAGAGCCGTTCAGGTAAAGCAATTTGATGAACAGAACCACACCACAGGCACTGACTTTTTACACTCAATAATCGAAAGGCATTACGCCCGGAGCAATAAGCCCTTGCCTGAATGGTTAAAAGCATACACGAAACAGGATAAAATTATTACTTGTCTATTTGGCGAACACCTTTTAAGCAAATACCACAGCAACCCGGTTGCATTGGTTGAAGCCCCGAAAACAGCCGTTTACGGTACGTTATATTTTGGTTTACCTGAAACGCCCGAAAGTCTTGTTTGGTTGGCAGTTTACAACAAAAGCAGTTTCTCATTTGACAAGCTGAAAGTATTACAAGGGCGTTTTGTGTATGTTTTCCCCGACCTATCAAATGACGGTAGCACCTTTAAAGAATGGGAAACCAAAGCCAAAGAATACGAAAGCCGTTTACACGGAACCCGTTTTATTTTTTCGAACTTACTGGAGCAGTTGGTACAAGACCAAGAAAAAGCAAAGGGCTACGATATTGCTGATTACCTAATAAAACTGGACTGGCGACAATTCAGAAAATATAAAGACCATAAGCAAGAAACACCCCCAAAGGACGAACTCAACAAACCAAATCTGGACAATTTGGACACAATAAAAGGAAATAGTATTCAAACGCAATTCCAAACGCGAACTGAACCATACAAGCAAATGGTTAATAAATCGAAAAGTTGGAGCGTTGAAATAAATGAACTTGAAGACTACTTTTCAAAAATTGAATTACCGAAGACACCTATAAAACTTAACGAATTTACAACAATTTTAAACTGTGAACTTTTCATTGAAAGCCACATAAATACTATTAAAAAGCACAAAGGGAACAATACGTTCCTACCATATTTAGAGCGATTAAAGCAATTTAAACAACTATTACTTTCGGCAAATTAG